The DNA region TAGAGGACCTCCTAGGGGCGTGAATGGGCTTTTTGGATAACCTTCTGAACGCCTTCCTCAAGGCCACGGACCCCAGGCCTAGGTACACGGAAACCCGTTGCCTCCTCTACAAGAACAGCGTGGGGGGGTGCGACCGTTGCTACCAGGCCTGTCCCAAGGGGGCGGTGCGCCTGGAAAGCTTCCGGGTGGAGCTGGACGAGGTGCTCTGCACCGGGTGTGGCCTGTGCACGGGGGTCTGCCCGGGGGTGGCCCTGGAGTATCCCTTGGGGGGTATCCAGGAGGCCTTGATCCGCGGCAAGGGGCAGATCCGTTGCTCCAAGGCGGAGGGCAAGGGGGAGGAGGTCTTGTGCCTGGGCCGCCTGACCCCAGGGCTTTTGGCGGAGGCGGGAAGCCGCTTTGGTAGGGTTGTTCTGGCCCGGGGGGAGTGCGCTAGCTGTAGGATCGGGGGGCCTTTCGTGCCCGAGCACTTGGAGGCGATGGTGGAGGAGGCCCAGCGCTACCACCCCGTGGAGGTGCAGGTGGTGCAGGGGGAGCTTCCCGGGGAGAAGGTGGGCCGTAGGGAGCTCTTCCAGGCCCTTATGGGAAGCGCCAAGCGCACCGCCGCCGACCTGGTGCCCGAGCCTCCCCTGGCCGCGGAACCGGAGGAGAAGGGCCTGCCGGCGGAGCTTCGCCTACGCCTTCTTGCCGCCGGGCGGGCTTCTGAGGTGCGCTGGCCCAGGATCCGGGTGGAGGAGGGGTGCACCCTTTGCCCGGTCTGCACCAACGTCTGCCCCACGGAGGCGGTCTATAGGGTGCGGGAGGGGGAGGAGTACGCCTTAAGGCTGAAGGTGGAAGCCTGCACGGGATGCGGGGCTTGTGTGGAAAGCTGCCCGCCCCAGGTGATCCGCCTCGAGGCGGCGGGTAAGGAGGAGATACTCCAGGAACTTGAGCTTTACCGGGGAAAGCCCCCCTGGTACGACCTATAGAATCCTCCCATGCGGCTGCACCACGTGGGCATTGCGGTGGAGAGCTTGGAGGAGGCCAAGGCCCGGTATGGGCTTTTGGGCTTCGGCGTGGTGGCGGAAGGGGAGGTGGCCTCCCAGGGGGTGCGGGTGGCCATGCTCCGGGGGAAGGGGGAGACCCTTTTGGAGCTCCTCGCCCCTTTGGGGCCGGATACCCCGGTGGGGCGCTTCCTGGCCAAGCGGGGCCCTGGGCTTCACCATCTGGCCTTCGCCACCTCCCGGATTGAGGAGGAGCTGGCCCGGCTGAAGGCGGCAGGGGCCAGGCTCATCGACGAGGTCCCCCGTCCGGGTTTTGGCGGGCACCGGGTGGCCTTCCTCCACCCCAGCTTTGGCCTTGGGGTGCTTTGGGAACTGGTGGAGACGGAGGGTGCGTAGGCCAGGGTTCCGCTGGGTGCCGGCCCTCCTCGCCTTGGGGGAGATGGGGCTACTTTGGTGGCTTTCGGACCAGCCCGCCACCGGGATGGGCTTGCCCCATCCCTGGGACAAGGGGGCCCATTTCGCCGCCTATGGGCTTTTGGGCTTCCTCCTGGGGATGGCCCTTGGGGATTTCCGCCCCGCCTTTTTCCTGGCGGCCCTCTACGGGGTGGTGGACGAGGCGCACCAGAGCCTCGTCCCGGGGCGGGAGGCCTTCGGCTGGGACCTGGTGGCGGACTTCCTGGGGGCTTACCTGGGGGCTAGGTGGGGGGGTAGATGGGGAGCTCCAAAAGCCTTCCCCCCTTAGCGGAGGCGGCCAGGAGGATGGCCTCGGCGATGAGCTCAGGGGCGATCCAGCGGCTGGGATCGGCCTCCGGCATGGCCTTCCGGTTGGCCTCGGTGTCCAGGGTGCCCATGGGGTAGAGGAGAAGGAAGCGCACCCCCTGCACCTCCCCTTGGAGGGAGCGGACCAGGCTGCCCAGGGCGGTCTTGGCCATGGTGTAAAGGGCTTTTCCCGGGCCTATCCCCGTCCAGGCGGGTCCGGCGGCGATGGCGGCGAAAAACCCTTGGCCTCGAGTCTCTAGGTAGGGCAGGGTGGCCCTGAGGAGGTTGAAGGTGGTGCGCAGGTTCAGGTCCAGAAGCCAGTCGTAAAGCCCAGGGTCCGAGTCCAGGAAGCGCCCGGCGGCAAACCCCCCCACGGTGTGCACCACCCCAAAAAGGGGCGCCTCCCGCTCCACAAAGCGGGCCAAGGCCTCGGCCTCCTCGAGCCGGGTGAGGTCGGCCACGAAGGTCCTGGCCCCGTAGGCCCGGGCCCGTTCCGCCATGCGTTCCTCCCGGGGGTCGGAGAGGAAAAGCCGGGCCCCGGCCCGATGAAGGGCAGGGATCACCGCCCGGGCCAAGGCTCCGCCAGCCCCCGTGACCAAGAAGGCTTTACCCTGGAGCATGCCTCATTCTACCGGGATGAAGGCCAGGGAAGTGGGGCTAAAGCCCAAACCTTGGTTGCGGAGGAAGAGAGGCGGGGAGGGCACCAGATCGTAGACTTCCAGGGTTTGCCCCTGTACCAGGTAAAGGTAACCGTCCTGGCCCACCAGCCCGGCGGCGTAGGTGCGGTACTCCTGCTGCACCGGGGATTCCCTGGGCAAGAGCACCTGGAACCCCCGGCCGTAGACCACCACCCCCCCCACGGGGTCCAGGGCCAGGCGGCTTTCTTGGGGAAAGTCCCCCAGGACCTTGCGGCTGGACAAGGAATCCCCTTCCAGGGTGTAAAGCCGCACCTCGGCCAAGGTGGCGGCAAGGCCCAGCAGGCGTCCTTGAGGGCGGTCCAGCCTTAAGTCGTAAGGGCCTTGGCTCGCCTGGGGGTCCAAGGGCTTTTCCAGGCTGGGAGTACCCGAAGGGTTCTGGACGGGGCGGTAGCCCAGGGCCTGCTGGGTTATGTAGGCCAGAAGCTCCTCCCCTCCTTGGGGGAAAAGGGCCAGGCGTACCCCCGGGGGAAGGCCGGTGAGGTCGGCCTCCTCGAGGTCCCCTGAGGCGTCCAGGTTCCAGAGGAAGGCCCTTCCTGCCCTTGGGCAGTGGGCGAGAAGCCGGTTTTGCCCAAGCCGCAGGTACCCCTCGGCGCAGTCCACCCCGCTGGGGAAGGCCGCCTGGGTGGGGGAGGGTTGGGGGACGGCGTCTTCCGTGAAGCCTTGGGTGGGGTAGGCCTCGAGGCGGTCGGGGAAAAGGAGGTAGAGCCTCCCGAAGGCCTGGCTATAGGCCAGGTCCTGAAGGCCCGGGGTGGTCCAGGCGCCCACGGGGGTGGCGGTGCCCCCTTGAAGCCCCTGGGCCCGGTAAAAGCGCACCTCCCCCTCCCCTCCCATGGCCACCAGGGCGGGAAGGGGAGGTTCCTGGCTTCCCGTGCAGGCGCCCAGGAAAAAGGCCAGCACCCCTATGACCGGGTAAAAGGGCCAAATCCGCCTCATGGTCCGCCTCCCTGCCTCACCCCCTCCTCGGAAAGGAGAAGCCCCGCCGCCTGCCCCCCGTAGAGGAAGGCCAGGCCCACGCTTCCCTTGGCGGCGTCCAGGGTGAAGCGCATGGCCCAGCAACACCGGTCCAGGACCAGGATGAAGCGGGGCTTTAGGGGTTTTCCCGGAAGGTTTTGCGTGAGCAGGGCCGCCAGGTGGAGCTTGGTGTTCTCCCGGCCCAAGAAGGTGAAGGTGGGTCCGAAGTTGCGTAAGGATAGGGCGTAGCCCTCGGGCCGTTGGGGTTGGCGCGTATAGCTGAGGCTTCCCGAAAGGGAAAGCCCAGGGATGGCGCCTTCCCCCGCTTCGTCCGCGGGGCGAGGTCCCCAAAGCTCCACTCCCCCGCTAAAGGTGGCGTCCTTTAAGTAGGTGTCCTTGTCCTCCACCTCAGGCAGGTGGAGGTTGGCGTTTAGGCGGAAGCCCACCTCGGGAAGGGCCTGGGTCAAGCCCAGGCGCAGGTTGGTGGCCCGGAAGCCCTCCTGGTACCGCCCGGAAAGCTCCAGGTCCACCAGGGGGCCTGGGGCGACCCCGAAGCGGTAGTCCAGGGCATAACCAAGGGCCTTGGGGTCCAGGCTGGCCCGTAGAGAGAGGCTTTCCGGGCCAAGGATGGCCTGGCCTTGCAGGGCTAGGGTGTCCGCCTGCCAGTCCCGCTGGGCCCTAAGGGTGTAGGCGGCAACTCCCTCCCGCAGGGCGTAGGTGAGATCGGTGGTGAGGGCCCCTTTGCCGTTCAGGTCGTGGCGGTGGGCGAGGTTGAGGCTTCCCCCGGGGAGGGCGTAGCCTGCCTGCAGGAGGAGGGGGTCAAAGAGGGCCTTAGGATGGTCAAAGCGGAGGCTGGCCCTGAGGGAGAAGGGGTAGGGGGTGAGGCCCCCCTCGAGGCGGGTTTCCAAGGGGCCTTCCCCCTCCAGGCCCCGCTTGTGGTAAAGGCTCAGGCTAAACCCTGGGTCTTGTAGGGCGGCCTGGGCCTCCAAGGGGAGGTACCTTCCTCCCTCCAGGTCCTTGCCCCCTTTGAGGCTCAGGCTCAGGGGTCTTTCCTGAAACCCCAGGGCCAGGGTGGCCTGGTGGCTCCGCCTTTGCGGCAGGGCGTCAAAGCGGAAGGGGGTTTCCCCCTCTTGGACGCTCCGGGCATAGCCCACCTCCACGCTGAACCCGCCCAGGCTTTGCCGCAGGCTGGCGGAGGTGGTCCAGTCCACCTGGCGCTCGTGCTCCCCATCGGGGTTTTGCGTGGTGTAGTAAAACCCCCGGAAACGGTTTTCTGCCCGGAGGGTGGCCCCGGGCCAGGGGGAGAGGGAAAGGCTTTCGCTGTGGGAAAGGAGGGCCCTTCCCGCCTCGGCATAGGGCCCGAGGGCCCGGGCGGAGCGGTTTAGGGGGTTGGTCTCCGCCAGGTACCGGCCCAGGATGAAGCCGGCCTGCAGGCCAAAGGGGCCTTCCCGGAGCACGGGGCTTTGGGCCTCCACCTCGGGCAGGCGCTGGAGGGTGCGGGGGGGCGGGGTGGCGGGGTCATGGTCCAAGAAGCCCTCCATCCTCAAGGCGTAGCGCCAGTCCTGGGGCGTGGGGCTGCCGGGGGAAAGGGCCTCGAGGCGGAAGCGGGTCAGCTTTTCCCGGGTATCGTCCCGCTCCACCAGGGCGCTGAGGGAAAGCTCCCGCCGCTTTAAGGCGTACTCCCCCCGGTACTGGAAGGTGTCCGGGGGAGTGTGGAGGAAAAAGTAGCGCTCCTTGGCCTCCCCGGTGCCCTGGTGGTCAAAGCCGAAGCCGTAGCCCCGGCCCTGGTAGTAGGAAAGGAGGGTGAACCCCAGGCCGAACCCGGCCACGTAGGGCAGGGCGGCCTTCAGGTAAAAGCCCCCTTCGTCCTGGCCCACCTCCCACCGGGGCCGGCGCTCGGAGAGGAATAGGAGGAGGACGGGGAGCTCCAAAACAGGCTTCTCCTGCACCAAAACCACCACCCCCCGGGCCACCACCCGGTCCCCTGGATACAGCACGATCTCCTGGGCGCGGAAGGCGTAGTCGGGCACCTCCTGACCGCAAGGGGCGCAAGGGGTGGCGTAGCCCCGTTCCAGGAGGATGGCCCCTGCCACCCGCTGGCACAGGGGGCCGGTGAGCAGGAGGTCCTTGGCTTCTAGGCGCACCTGGAGGGCGTCAAAGCTTTCGTCAGAGAGGTCTAGCTGGAGCTCCTCCGCCTCCACAAGCCTTCCCTCCCGGTCCCGGTAGCGCACCCCTTCCGAGAGGAGGAGGAGCTTCCGGGTGCGGAAGTAGGTGGCCCTTCCCGCCTCCAGGGCCTCCCCATCCCGCTCCAGGCGCACGGGGTTGCCCGTGAGCACATAGACCTCCTCCCCCTCTTCCTGCCTCAGCTCCAGTTTGTCCGCCTCCAGGATCCTCAACACCTTCTCCTGGGCCAGGGCCTGGGAGAAGAGGAACAGCACCCCGAGGATAACGCCAAGCCCGAGCCGGTTCACCTCCGCCCCCCCAGGAAGAGGAGGAGGCCCATGAGGCCAAAGAACAGGTTGGGCCCCCAGGCGGCCAGGATGGGATCCAAGGCGTTCTGCTCCCCCATGATCCGCCCCACGCTCCAGGTGGCGTAGTAGAGGAAGGTGAGGACCGCCACCCCTACAAGCCCCAGGCTCCGGGACCCCCCTAGCAGGTAGAAGGCGAGCCCCGTGGCGAAGAGGGCAAAGATGAGGCTGGCCGCGGGCTCGGCAAAGCGGCGGTAGTAGGTGGTGGCCTCGAGGCCCGCCTTCACCCCGCTTTCCCTAAGCCTTTTCACCTCCGCTTTAAGCTCCTTCAGGGTCATGCGGTTGGCCGGGTTCTGCCAGGGCTCAAAGGTGAGGTCTCTGAGGACCAGTTCCCCCTCTTGAAAGCGGGTCAGGGTCCTGGGCCTATCCCCCTCGTAGGTGACCCTTAGGCCCTCTCCCACCTGCAAAACCCCTCCTTGGAACCTCCCCTCCCCCGTCAGGATCACCTCCTCCTGCGAAAGGATTCTAAGCTTTCCGATCCTCTCCCGGGCCACCTCCCCCACGTAGACCACCCTGCCCCTGGCGTCCTGAAAGGTGGTGCCTGGCGTGAGAAGGGTCCTGGGCCGTTCCAGCACCTGCCTGCGAAGGAGGTCCTGCCCCTGGGCCAGGGCTTTGGGCACCAGGCTTTCTCCCAGAAGGAAGCCCAAAAGGGCCAGAAGGGCCCCCAGGGTCAAGAGGGGGAGCAGGACCCGCTCCCGCCGGATACCCAAGGCGAGAAGGGCTTTCAGCTCCGAGTCCTCGCCCAGGCGGGAGAGGAGGAAGAGCAGGGCGAAAAGGTAGGCCACGGGAGCCCCCCGCACCAGGGCCTCGGGGGTGCGGTAGAGGAGGTAGAGGAGAAGGGTGTAGGGATCCGCGCCCTTGGCCACCAGGGGGGCCAGCACCTCGTAGACCGCCCCGGCCAGGAAGAGGAGGACGATGGCCGCAAGCCCCAGGCCGAAATGGGCCAGGACCTCGCGCAGGAGGTAGCGGTCCAGGGTCTTCACCTCAGCCTCCAGGTGAGGTAAAGGGCCAAGGCAGCGAAGAAGGCATTGGGGAGGAAGGCCAGGAGAGGGTTCACGTCGTAGCGGGCAAGCTGGGCGCTCAGGGTCCAGAGCACGTAGTAGCCGAAGATGAGGAGGACGATGCTCAAGAAGGCCCAGGCGGCCTCCCGGAAGGAAAGGCCCAAGGCGGCCGCCACCAAGCCCAGGAGGAAGCCCCCAAAGGCATCCGCCAGCCGGCGATGGAAGGCGAAGCGGGCGCCGGGCTCTACCCGGCTCCTTTCCCAAAGCTCCCGCAGGGTGGTGGAGTCGTAGGGATCGCGGGAGCCCAGGCTTTCCTTGGGGCGGAACTGGGCGGGGAAGGGAAGGGTGCCGGCAAAGGGCTTGGGCCCTTCCCCCTCCAGGACGTAGCCGCGGAAGTGCCACCCCTCCTGGTCCCAGACCCCTTCCTGGCCGCTATAGATAAGGCCCTGTTCGTCCACCACCCGGATGCCGTGGAGGCGGTTTTGCCCCACCTCGGGCCGCACCTCCTCCGCATAGTAGACCCCAAGGCCCTCCACCGCGTAGAGCTGCTTGCGCAACACCCCGCTTAGGCCTCCTTCCCCGTAGAGGAGCCGGGCCAGGTGCTGGTCGTAGGCCTCGAGGGCCCGGGGGCGAAGCTCGGCCAGGTTGAGGAGGTTGAAGAGGCTCACCAGAAGGGCCAAAAGCGCCAGGGGTTTCAAAAGGGCCCAAGGGGGTACGCCCGCGGCGTAGGCGGCCTTCAGCTCCGACCCTCGGATGAGGCGGGCCAGGCCCACCAGGATGGCAAAGACCAGGCCCAAGGGAAGGGCCAGGCTTAGGGTCCAGGGCAGGCGGTAGAGGATGAGCTTGGCGATGGCCTCCACGCCAGCTCCCCGGCTGAGGAGCACCCCGGAGAGGCTGGAGAGGAGGTCAAAGGTGAGGAGGGCCACGAAAAGCAGGACCCCCACCAGGTAGGGGACCAGGACCTCCTTAAGGACATACCGGCCCAGCACCAGGCCGAGTATACGGGGCCAGGATGAGAAACAAGCGTGGGAGGCGAAAGCTTAGTGGGCAACCACGTGGATCACCGGCAGGCCGAAGCGCTCCGCCCGGCTGTGCACGTCCAGGCGGAGCCAGCGGGAAAGCCCCGGGGGCAAGGTGGCCAGGACGATGGCCTGGTACGCCCCGGGATGGGCCATAAGCTCCTCCTCCAGGGCCAGGATGGGGGAGACGTCCCCGGGCTTGGCCTCCTCCATGGCGATCCCCTGGGCCTCGAGGGCCGCCTTGGCGGCCTCTGCCTCCTCCTTGGCAAGCCTTTGGATCTCGCCCTCCTCGTAGACCCATCCCGCCGGGGGGACGGCGGGTACCAGAAGGACAAAGCGGGCCCCGGGGTCTTGGCCCCGAAGCTCAGCCAGCTTCCTGGCCAGCTCGGGGCTTTTGGCCGTGCGATGGGCCACCACCAGATACCGGGCCATGGCTTCACCTCCCTTTTCCTTGCTTCCCAGATTAGCCCGGTTCCTAAAGGGCGCCAGGACGGAGGTTACATTGTCCTGGTTTTGGTTGCCAGAGAAATAGATGGAGTCCAGCCTATTCCCGAGGATTCCTCAGTCCCCGGGGTCAGCCGGGTTCATGGGGAGGGCTGGGGGGCTCCCTGCCCCTTGGGGACGGGTTTTTCTGCATACCCCTTTACATACCGGTAAACCGTGGTATAATGGGGAAGTCAGAGGAAGAAGCCGCCTGCGGGCGGCGGTTTTGCTTTTAGGGCACCAAGGCCACCTGGGTGGCCTGCCGTTCGTGGAAGAGGCGGTGGCCCTCAGGGGCCTCCCCTTTGGGGCTCCTTTCCCAAAGGAACCGCAATCCAGCGGGGGACGTTGGCCAGGGCGCTCTTTAAGGTGATGCCCCGGCCCAAAGCGGAAAGCCAAGGGCCGTTAGATGTCCAGCTCCGCGTAGCGGGCGTGCTCCTCGATGAACTCCCGCCTGGGGGCTACTTCCTGCCCCATGAGCTTCTCAAAGAGCTCGCTGGCCTCGAGGGCGTCCTGGAGCTCCACCCTCTTCAAAACCCGCTTCTCCGGGTTCATGGTGGTCTCCCAAAGCTGCTCGGGATTCATCTCCCCCAGGCCCTTAAAGCGCTGGACCTCGTAGCTTTTCCCCTCCAGCTCCTTTAGGCGGGCGGCAAGCTCCTCGTCGGAGTAAAGGTACTCCACCTTCTTCCCCACCTGCAGGCGGTAAAGGGGCGGCTGGGCGATATACACGTGCCCCCTTTCGATCAGGGGCCGCATGTAGCGGTAGAAGAAGGTGAGGAGGAGGGTGCGGATGTGGCTTCCGTCCACGTCGGCGTCGGTCATGATGATGATCTTGTGGTAGCGGAGGCCCTCGAGGTCAAAGTGGGCTTCCTCGCCCGTACCCCCGATCCCCACCCCAATGGCCGCCACCATGGCCCGCACCTCGGCGTTTTTCAGGGCTTTGGAGAGCCCTGCCTTTTCCACGTTGAGAATCTTGCCCCTAAGGGGCAGGATGGCCTGGAAGCGCCGGTCGCGGCCCTGCTTGGCGCTTCCCCCGGCTGAATCCCCCTCCACGATGAAAAGCTCCGCCTCCTCCGGGTTTTCCGTTTGGCAGTCGGCCAGTTTCCCGGGAAGGTCGTCGGACTCCAGGGGGTTTTGCCGGCGCACCAGCTCCCGGGCCTTCCGGGCAGCCTCCCGGGCCTGGGCGGCCCGCAGGGCCTTCTCGTAGATGGTCTTGGCGATGCGGGGGTTCTCCTCGAGGACCTCGGAAAACTTTTCGTAGACCACCTGGCTTACGGCGCTCCCCGCCTCGGGGTTGAGAAGCTTCCCCTTAGTCTGGCCCTCAAACTGGGGCTGGGGTAGCTTCACGCTCACCACGGCGTAAAGCCCCTCCAGAAGGTCATCCCCGGTGGGCTGGGGGCCCTTTTCCTTGTTGAGGCCCGCCTTCTTGGCGTACTGGTTCAGGGCCCGGCTGTAGGCGTTCTTAAAGCCGGTGAGGTGGGTGCCCCCGTCCCGGGTGGGGATCATGTTGGCGTAGGTGAGGATCTCGGTGGTGTACCCCTTGGTGTGGATGAGGCCCACCTCCACCTCCACCTCCCCCTCCTGCCCCTTAAGGAGGAAGGGCTTTTCGTAAAGAAGCTCCTCCTCTTCCGCCAAGGCCTTGGCGAAGGAGGCCACCCCTCCTTTGTCCAGGAAGACGTCCTCCCGCCCGTGGATGAGGTCCTTGAAGACCAGCTTAAGCCCCGCCACCAGGTAGCTCACCTCCCGCAGGCGGGTCCGGATCTTGCTGGGGTCAAAGGCCTGGTTCCCGAAAATGAGGGGATCGGGCTTGAAGGTGACCCGGGTGCCGGTCTTGCCCTTGGGGGCGGGCCCCACCACGGCCAAGGGTTCGGTGACCTCGCCCCGGCTGAAGGCGATCCGGTGGTGCTTCCCTTCCCGGAAGACCTCCACCACCGTCCACTCGGAAAGGGCGTTCACCACGCTGGCCCCTACCCCGTGTAGGCCCCCTGAGACCTTGTAGGCGCTGCTGTCAAACTTGCCCCCAGAGTGCAGGGTGGTGTAGATGACCTCCACCGCGGGCTTAC from Thermus neutrinimicus includes:
- a CDS encoding 4Fe-4S dicluster domain-containing protein translates to MGFLDNLLNAFLKATDPRPRYTETRCLLYKNSVGGCDRCYQACPKGAVRLESFRVELDEVLCTGCGLCTGVCPGVALEYPLGGIQEALIRGKGQIRCSKAEGKGEEVLCLGRLTPGLLAEAGSRFGRVVLARGECASCRIGGPFVPEHLEAMVEEAQRYHPVEVQVVQGELPGEKVGRRELFQALMGSAKRTAADLVPEPPLAAEPEEKGLPAELRLRLLAAGRASEVRWPRIRVEEGCTLCPVCTNVCPTEAVYRVREGEEYALRLKVEACTGCGACVESCPPQVIRLEAAGKEEILQELELYRGKPPWYDL
- the mce gene encoding methylmalonyl-CoA epimerase — encoded protein: MRLHHVGIAVESLEEAKARYGLLGFGVVAEGEVASQGVRVAMLRGKGETLLELLAPLGPDTPVGRFLAKRGPGLHHLAFATSRIEEELARLKAAGARLIDEVPRPGFGGHRVAFLHPSFGLGVLWELVETEGA
- a CDS encoding VanZ family protein, whose translation is MGLLWWLSDQPATGMGLPHPWDKGAHFAAYGLLGFLLGMALGDFRPAFFLAALYGVVDEAHQSLVPGREAFGWDLVADFLGAYLGARWGGRWGAPKAFPP
- a CDS encoding SDR family oxidoreductase; translated protein: MLQGKAFLVTGAGGALARAVIPALHRAGARLFLSDPREERMAERARAYGARTFVADLTRLEEAEALARFVEREAPLFGVVHTVGGFAAGRFLDSDPGLYDWLLDLNLRTTFNLLRATLPYLETRGQGFFAAIAAGPAWTGIGPGKALYTMAKTALGSLVRSLQGEVQGVRFLLLYPMGTLDTEANRKAMPEADPSRWIAPELIAEAILLAASAKGGRLLELPIYPPT
- a CDS encoding LPS-assembly protein LptD, with protein sequence MNRLGLGVILGVLFLFSQALAQEKVLRILEADKLELRQEEGEEVYVLTGNPVRLERDGEALEAGRATYFRTRKLLLLSEGVRYRDREGRLVEAEELQLDLSDESFDALQVRLEAKDLLLTGPLCQRVAGAILLERGYATPCAPCGQEVPDYAFRAQEIVLYPGDRVVARGVVVLVQEKPVLELPVLLLFLSERRPRWEVGQDEGGFYLKAALPYVAGFGLGFTLLSYYQGRGYGFGFDHQGTGEAKERYFFLHTPPDTFQYRGEYALKRRELSLSALVERDDTREKLTRFRLEALSPGSPTPQDWRYALRMEGFLDHDPATPPPRTLQRLPEVEAQSPVLREGPFGLQAGFILGRYLAETNPLNRSARALGPYAEAGRALLSHSESLSLSPWPGATLRAENRFRGFYYTTQNPDGEHERQVDWTTSASLRQSLGGFSVEVGYARSVQEGETPFRFDALPQRRSHQATLALGFQERPLSLSLKGGKDLEGGRYLPLEAQAALQDPGFSLSLYHKRGLEGEGPLETRLEGGLTPYPFSLRASLRFDHPKALFDPLLLQAGYALPGGSLNLAHRHDLNGKGALTTDLTYALREGVAAYTLRAQRDWQADTLALQGQAILGPESLSLRASLDPKALGYALDYRFGVAPGPLVDLELSGRYQEGFRATNLRLGLTQALPEVGFRLNANLHLPEVEDKDTYLKDATFSGGVELWGPRPADEAGEGAIPGLSLSGSLSYTRQPQRPEGYALSLRNFGPTFTFLGRENTKLHLAALLTQNLPGKPLKPRFILVLDRCCWAMRFTLDAAKGSVGLAFLYGGQAAGLLLSEEGVRQGGGP
- a CDS encoding LptF/LptG family permease, coding for MKTLDRYLLREVLAHFGLGLAAIVLLFLAGAVYEVLAPLVAKGADPYTLLLYLLYRTPEALVRGAPVAYLFALLFLLSRLGEDSELKALLALGIRRERVLLPLLTLGALLALLGFLLGESLVPKALAQGQDLLRRQVLERPRTLLTPGTTFQDARGRVVYVGEVARERIGKLRILSQEEVILTGEGRFQGGVLQVGEGLRVTYEGDRPRTLTRFQEGELVLRDLTFEPWQNPANRMTLKELKAEVKRLRESGVKAGLEATTYYRRFAEPAASLIFALFATGLAFYLLGGSRSLGLVGVAVLTFLYYATWSVGRIMGEQNALDPILAAWGPNLFFGLMGLLLFLGGRR
- a CDS encoding LptF/LptG family permease, which codes for MLGRYVLKEVLVPYLVGVLLFVALLTFDLLSSLSGVLLSRGAGVEAIAKLILYRLPWTLSLALPLGLVFAILVGLARLIRGSELKAAYAAGVPPWALLKPLALLALLVSLFNLLNLAELRPRALEAYDQHLARLLYGEGGLSGVLRKQLYAVEGLGVYYAEEVRPEVGQNRLHGIRVVDEQGLIYSGQEGVWDQEGWHFRGYVLEGEGPKPFAGTLPFPAQFRPKESLGSRDPYDSTTLRELWERSRVEPGARFAFHRRLADAFGGFLLGLVAAALGLSFREAAWAFLSIVLLIFGYYVLWTLSAQLARYDVNPLLAFLPNAFFAALALYLTWRLR
- a CDS encoding DNA topoisomerase subunit B, which encodes MSYDASAIKVLKGLEGVRHRPAMYIGGTGAEGYHHLFKEILDNAVDEALAGYATEILTTLNPDGSLTVEDNGRGIPVDLMPHEGKPAVEVIYTTLHSGGKFDSSAYKVSGGLHGVGASVVNALSEWTVVEVFREGKHHRIAFSRGEVTEPLAVVGPAPKGKTGTRVTFKPDPLIFGNQAFDPSKIRTRLREVSYLVAGLKLVFKDLIHGREDVFLDKGGVASFAKALAEEEELLYEKPFLLKGQEGEVEVEVGLIHTKGYTTEILTYANMIPTRDGGTHLTGFKNAYSRALNQYAKKAGLNKEKGPQPTGDDLLEGLYAVVSVKLPQPQFEGQTKGKLLNPEAGSAVSQVVYEKFSEVLEENPRIAKTIYEKALRAAQAREAARKARELVRRQNPLESDDLPGKLADCQTENPEEAELFIVEGDSAGGSAKQGRDRRFQAILPLRGKILNVEKAGLSKALKNAEVRAMVAAIGVGIGGTGEEAHFDLEGLRYHKIIIMTDADVDGSHIRTLLLTFFYRYMRPLIERGHVYIAQPPLYRLQVGKKVEYLYSDEELAARLKELEGKSYEVQRFKGLGEMNPEQLWETTMNPEKRVLKRVELQDALEASELFEKLMGQEVAPRREFIEEHARYAELDI